A single genomic interval of Alteromonas sp. BL110 harbors:
- a CDS encoding ABC transporter ATP-binding protein, with translation MFSFFEKLTKPFPDTPPTQPPTGIVAFCKYYTKGMWGVILTVSVLSAIVAMLEVALFGFLGQLVDWFSEQSRETFLEDQKVTLIGMGLTVLVFIPLFILLRSLFSRQSLMGNYPMRIRWQAHRYLLGQSLTFFHDEFAGRVATKVMQTALSVRETVTKVLDLLVYISVYFISMVVLIFSTDWRLAMPLIVWFFVYIGILKVLVPKLKEVSQKQADARSLMTGRIVDSYTNITTVKLFSHSRREADYAKESMDGFLKTVYPQMRLVTVLEFCVEMANAILIFTIGALSVYLWMENIASPGDIAIAISLCLRLNGMSHWVMWEVSGLFENLGTVQDGMNTLAQPIAVKDKPKANALKVNGGGINFDNVNFSYAGADDKPIDVFKNLDLDIKPGEKVGLVGRSGAGKSTLVNLLMRFYDTQSGRIVIDGQDITQVGQETLRAKISMVTQDTSLMHRSVRDNILYGRTDATEEDMVRAARQAEAHEFILTLTDSHGRTGYDAHVGERGVKLSGGQRQRIAIARVLLKDAPVLVLDEATSALDSEVEAAIQACLDKVMEGKTVLAIAHRLSTIAQMDRLLVLDKGNIVEQGTHAELIAQNGIYAKLWAHQTGGFIGVE, from the coding sequence ATGTTTTCATTTTTTGAAAAGCTGACCAAGCCTTTCCCCGACACACCGCCTACCCAACCGCCAACAGGTATCGTTGCCTTTTGTAAGTACTACACCAAAGGCATGTGGGGCGTAATCCTTACTGTTTCGGTGCTAAGTGCTATTGTTGCCATGTTAGAAGTGGCGCTTTTTGGATTTCTAGGCCAGTTGGTAGACTGGTTTTCTGAACAAAGCCGCGAAACCTTTTTAGAAGACCAAAAAGTCACGCTTATTGGCATGGGTTTAACGGTTCTTGTTTTCATTCCTTTGTTTATTTTGTTGCGCTCACTGTTTTCTCGTCAGTCCTTGATGGGTAATTACCCCATGCGAATTAGATGGCAGGCACACCGCTACTTGCTTGGGCAAAGTTTAACCTTTTTCCACGACGAATTTGCCGGCCGTGTGGCTACTAAGGTGATGCAAACTGCACTATCGGTAAGAGAAACCGTGACCAAGGTTCTCGATTTGCTGGTGTATATCAGCGTTTATTTTATCTCTATGGTTGTGCTTATATTCAGCACTGACTGGCGCTTAGCTATGCCGCTTATCGTGTGGTTCTTTGTGTACATTGGTATCTTAAAAGTGCTGGTACCTAAACTAAAAGAAGTATCGCAAAAGCAAGCCGACGCGCGCTCATTAATGACTGGCCGTATTGTGGATAGTTACACCAATATCACCACAGTAAAACTGTTTTCGCATAGCCGCCGAGAAGCTGATTATGCAAAAGAAAGCATGGATGGTTTTCTTAAAACGGTTTACCCACAAATGCGTTTGGTTACCGTATTGGAATTTTGTGTGGAAATGGCTAATGCCATTCTTATCTTTACCATTGGCGCATTGTCTGTGTATTTGTGGATGGAAAACATTGCGAGCCCCGGTGATATTGCCATTGCTATTAGTTTGTGTTTGCGTTTAAACGGTATGTCGCACTGGGTAATGTGGGAAGTTTCAGGTTTGTTTGAGAACTTAGGTACAGTGCAAGATGGCATGAATACCTTAGCGCAGCCAATTGCAGTAAAAGATAAACCTAAGGCTAACGCACTCAAAGTAAATGGCGGCGGAATTAACTTCGACAACGTGAACTTTTCTTATGCGGGTGCTGATGACAAACCTATTGATGTGTTTAAGAACTTAGATTTAGACATTAAGCCAGGTGAGAAAGTAGGGTTAGTGGGGCGCTCTGGTGCAGGTAAATCGACCTTAGTAAACTTATTAATGCGTTTTTACGACACCCAAAGTGGCCGTATTGTTATTGATGGGCAGGATATTACCCAAGTGGGCCAGGAAACCCTACGAGCAAAAATCAGTATGGTTACGCAGGATACCTCGTTGATGCACCGTTCTGTACGCGACAATATTTTATACGGGCGTACGGATGCGACCGAAGAGGATATGGTAAGGGCGGCTAGGCAAGCCGAAGCGCACGAATTTATTCTTACACTCACCGATAGTCACGGTAGGACAGGTTACGACGCCCATGTAGGTGAGCGCGGTGTGAAGCTTTCAGGAGGGCAGCGTCAGCGTATTGCTATTGCGCGTGTACTACTAAAAGACGCACCTGTACTGGTGCTAGACGAAGCAACATCAGCACTGGATTCAGAAGTTGAAGCGGCCATTCAGGCTTGTTTGGACAAGGTCATGGAAGGTAAGACCGTGCTGGCTATTGCGCATCGCTTATCGACCATTGCACAAATGGACAGGTTACTTGTTTTGGATAAAGGTAACATTGTTGAGCAGGGCACACACGCTGAGCTTATCGCTCAAAATGGCATTTATGCGAAGCTCTGGGCACACCAAACCGGCGGATTTATTGGTGTTGAATAG
- the rplL gene encoding 50S ribosomal protein L7/L12 yields MALTKEDILNAIAEMPVMELVELIEAAEEKFNVSAAAAVAVAGPAAGGDAAAAEEKTEFDVVMTSFGGNKVAVIKAVRGATGLGLKEAKEVVESAPKAIKEGVSKDEAEALKKELEEAGAEVEIK; encoded by the coding sequence ATGGCTCTAACTAAAGAAGATATCTTAAACGCAATCGCTGAAATGCCGGTAATGGAACTGGTAGAACTAATTGAAGCGGCTGAAGAGAAATTCAACGTATCTGCTGCAGCTGCTGTTGCTGTTGCTGGTCCAGCTGCTGGCGGCGACGCTGCTGCTGCAGAAGAAAAGACTGAATTCGACGTTGTAATGACTTCATTCGGTGGCAACAAAGTTGCAGTTATCAAAGCAGTTCGCGGCGCGACTGGCCTAGGTCTTAAAGAAGCTAAAGAAGTAGTTGAGTCTGCTCCTAAAGCTATCAAAGAAGGCGTAAGCAAAGATGAAGCTGAAGCACTTAAGAAAGAGCTTGAAGAAGCTGGTGCAGAAGTAGAAATCAAGTAA
- the rplJ gene encoding 50S ribosomal protein L10, translating into MALGLAAKKEIVAEVSEVASRALSVAVAEYRGMEVAELTELRVKAREQGVYLKVVRNTLAKRALADSQFADLDSALTGPLIYGFSIDAPGGAARLFKDFGKTNDKLKVTALSIGSGLLGPEKLDAVAALPTRDEALAKLLATFKAPVGKFVQTINEVPGKFVRVLAAVKDTK; encoded by the coding sequence GTGGCACTAGGTTTAGCAGCAAAAAAAGAGATCGTAGCAGAAGTTTCTGAAGTTGCGTCTCGCGCTCTATCCGTAGCCGTTGCTGAATACCGTGGGATGGAAGTTGCAGAACTGACTGAACTACGTGTTAAAGCTCGTGAGCAAGGCGTATACCTAAAGGTTGTACGTAACACTCTTGCAAAGCGTGCTCTAGCAGACAGTCAATTTGCAGACTTAGACAGCGCCCTAACTGGCCCGCTTATCTATGGTTTCTCTATCGACGCACCAGGCGGTGCGGCACGTCTTTTCAAAGACTTCGGTAAGACTAACGATAAGCTTAAAGTTACAGCACTATCTATTGGTAGCGGTCTTCTTGGTCCAGAGAAATTGGACGCAGTTGCAGCACTACCTACCCGCGACGAAGCGCTTGCGAAACTACTTGCAACCTTCAAAGCACCAGTTGGGAAATTCGTTCAAACAATCAACGAAGTTCCTGGCAAGTTTGTGCGCGTATTGGCGGCGGTCAAAGACACCAAGTAA
- the rplK gene encoding 50S ribosomal protein L11, whose amino-acid sequence MAKKVSGIIKLQVAAGAANPSPPVGPALGQHGVNIMEFCKAFNAKTESLEKGAPVPVEITVYEDRSFTFETKTPPASYLLKKAAGIKSGSGRPNTEKVGKVTRAQLEEIAKTKEPDLTAADLDAAVRTIAGSARSMGLNVED is encoded by the coding sequence ATGGCTAAAAAAGTAAGCGGTATTATCAAGCTTCAGGTTGCAGCTGGCGCTGCTAACCCAAGTCCACCGGTTGGTCCTGCACTAGGTCAGCACGGTGTAAACATCATGGAATTCTGTAAGGCTTTCAACGCGAAAACTGAAAGTCTTGAGAAAGGCGCTCCAGTACCAGTAGAAATTACTGTATACGAAGATCGCTCTTTCACATTCGAAACTAAGACTCCTCCTGCGTCTTACCTGCTTAAGAAAGCAGCGGGCATCAAGAGTGGTTCTGGCCGTCCTAACACTGAAAAAGTGGGTAAAGTTACTCGCGCTCAGTTGGAAGAGATTGCTAAAACTAAAGAGCCAGACCTTACTGCAGCTGATCTAGATGCAGCGGTACGCACTATCGCGGGTTCTGCTCGCTCAATGGGCTTGAACGTAGAGGACTAA
- the rplA gene encoding 50S ribosomal protein L1 translates to MAKLTKRARLVRDKVDSTKEYEINEAVALLKELATAKFAESVDVSVNLGIDAKKSDQNVRGATVLPNGTGKDVRVAVFTQGANAEAAKEAGADIVGMDDLAEQVKKGEMNFDVVVASPDAMRVVGQLGQILGPRGLMPNPKTGTVTPDVATAVKNAKAGQVRYRNDKNGIIHASIGKIAFEANQIQENLEALLEALKKAKPSSAKGTYIKKISLSTTMGAGVALDKASVGL, encoded by the coding sequence ATGGCTAAATTAACTAAACGCGCTCGCCTAGTACGCGACAAAGTTGACTCTACTAAAGAGTACGAAATCAACGAAGCAGTAGCGCTTCTTAAAGAACTAGCAACTGCTAAGTTCGCAGAAAGCGTTGACGTATCTGTAAACCTTGGTATCGATGCGAAGAAATCTGACCAGAACGTTCGTGGTGCAACTGTACTACCTAATGGTACTGGTAAAGACGTTCGCGTTGCAGTATTCACTCAAGGTGCAAATGCTGAAGCAGCGAAAGAAGCTGGTGCAGATATCGTTGGTATGGACGACTTAGCTGAGCAAGTTAAGAAAGGCGAAATGAACTTTGACGTAGTAGTTGCTAGCCCAGACGCGATGCGTGTTGTTGGTCAACTAGGTCAAATCTTAGGTCCACGTGGCCTTATGCCTAACCCTAAAACTGGCACTGTAACGCCTGACGTTGCAACTGCAGTTAAGAACGCTAAAGCTGGTCAGGTACGCTACCGTAACGATAAGAACGGTATCATCCACGCTAGCATCGGTAAGATTGCGTTCGAAGCGAACCAAATTCAAGAAAACCTTGAAGCGCTACTTGAAGCACTGAAGAAAGCTAAGCCTTCTTCTGCTAAAGGTACATACATCAAGAAGATCAGCCTAAGCACTACAATGGGTGCTGGTGTTGCTCTTGATAAGGCTTCTGTAGGTCTTTAA
- the secE gene encoding preprotein translocase subunit SecE — MSEKTENQSSALDMFKWVVVFALLAGLVTANTMYGEISVLYRAIAIVVVVGIAGFIAATTEKGSTFLSFAKESRTEVRKVVWPTRQEANQTTLIVLAATLIMALILWGLDGIIVRVVGFITGIGA; from the coding sequence ATGAGCGAAAAGACGGAAAATCAGTCCAGTGCATTGGACATGTTTAAATGGGTAGTGGTTTTTGCATTACTTGCCGGTTTAGTAACCGCTAATACAATGTACGGTGAGATCTCGGTACTATACCGTGCTATCGCTATTGTTGTAGTAGTTGGTATAGCTGGTTTTATCGCGGCAACTACCGAAAAAGGTAGCACCTTCTTGAGCTTTGCTAAAGAGTCTCGCACAGAAGTTCGCAAGGTTGTGTGGCCTACTCGTCAAGAGGCGAACCAGACTACCCTTATTGTGCTTGCAGCGACGTTAATTATGGCACTAATTTTATGGGGACTAGACGGCATTATCGTTCGTGTAGTTGGCTTTATTACTGGAATAGGAGCATAA
- the nusG gene encoding transcription termination/antitermination protein NusG, with product MSEEEAVKKRWYVVQAYSQYEARVKKTLLEYIKMHNMEDYFGQVLVPTEEVVEMRAGQKRKSERKFYPGYVLVEMAMTEESWHLVKSVPRVLGFIGGTSDRPMPITQKEADAILNRLEENVDKPRPKTLFEPGEVIRVTDGPFADFNGVVEEVDYEKSRVKVSVLIFGRSTPVDLEFGQVEKG from the coding sequence ATGTCTGAAGAAGAAGCAGTAAAGAAAAGATGGTACGTAGTTCAGGCCTATTCGCAATATGAGGCTCGCGTTAAGAAGACCCTGCTTGAATACATCAAAATGCACAACATGGAAGACTACTTCGGTCAGGTACTAGTACCAACAGAAGAAGTAGTAGAAATGCGTGCGGGTCAAAAGCGTAAGTCTGAGCGCAAGTTCTACCCTGGTTATGTATTGGTAGAAATGGCAATGACGGAAGAGTCTTGGCACTTAGTGAAAAGCGTACCTCGTGTACTTGGTTTCATCGGTGGTACATCTGACCGCCCTATGCCTATCACGCAAAAAGAAGCTGATGCTATCTTAAATCGTCTTGAAGAAAACGTTGATAAGCCAAGACCAAAAACTTTGTTCGAGCCAGGCGAAGTTATTCGTGTTACCGACGGCCCGTTTGCAGACTTCAACGGTGTGGTAGAAGAAGTCGACTACGAAAAGAGCCGCGTAAAAGTATCGGTACTTATCTTCGGTCGTTCTACACCGGTAGACCTAGAATTTGGTCAGGTAGAAAAAGGCTAA
- a CDS encoding RraA family protein: MDLHNTPFDSVSPCEYADALAREQFMHYGIRPLWEGMPRIAGPAFTVKCEPGDHLMLHAAIYRASPGDIIVVEADDEFAVAGGNVCAIAQSRGIKGFVVDGVIRDLAETRENKFPVFARGVIPKPGAKKCISPLNEPVTCGGVVVNARDIIVADEEGIAVIPKDEALAAFDIAQKRAQKDGSMSLEQWQAEHAEKVESILAKLGFAE; this comes from the coding sequence ATGGACTTACATAATACTCCTTTTGATAGCGTATCACCTTGCGAGTACGCCGATGCCCTGGCCAGAGAGCAGTTCATGCACTATGGGATAAGGCCATTGTGGGAAGGCATGCCCCGCATTGCAGGCCCAGCATTTACTGTAAAATGTGAACCGGGTGACCACCTTATGCTGCATGCTGCCATCTATCGCGCGAGCCCCGGTGATATCATTGTGGTCGAAGCTGACGATGAGTTCGCGGTCGCGGGCGGTAACGTTTGCGCGATAGCCCAGTCTCGTGGCATTAAAGGCTTCGTTGTCGATGGTGTCATACGTGACCTTGCCGAAACTCGTGAAAACAAATTTCCGGTATTCGCGAGAGGCGTTATACCCAAGCCGGGTGCCAAAAAGTGTATATCGCCGTTAAATGAGCCGGTAACCTGCGGTGGTGTTGTGGTTAACGCACGCGACATAATTGTGGCGGACGAGGAGGGCATTGCAGTTATCCCAAAAGATGAGGCGCTAGCAGCTTTTGACATCGCCCAAAAGCGCGCACAAAAAGACGGTTCTATGTCGTTAGAACAGTGGCAGGCTGAACACGCTGAAAAAGTAGAAAGCATACTCGCTAAATTAGGCTTTGCAGAGTAA